One genomic region from Chloroherpetonaceae bacterium encodes:
- a CDS encoding DUF2480 family protein, protein METKALLEFDIQDFLWNGILKETVFREKLESHDWSQYDGKKVIVKGCGSTPIPTWAYMVVTGYLVQHASKIMYGEACAAVPIYKKPKTVDTEVETLSEAERVSS, encoded by the coding sequence ATGGAAACCAAAGCCTTATTGGAATTTGACATTCAAGATTTTCTTTGGAATGGAATTTTGAAGGAAACCGTGTTTCGTGAAAAACTTGAATCGCATGATTGGTCGCAATACGATGGCAAAAAGGTTATTGTTAAAGGGTGCGGTTCAACCCCAATTCCCACTTGGGCATATATGGTTGTAACGGGCTATTTGGTTCAGCATGCCTCAAAGATTATGTACGGCGAGGCTTGCGCGGCGGTTCCGATTTACAAAAAGCCCAAAACCGTAGATACTGAAGTTGAAACACTTAGCGAAGCGGAGCGCGTTTCAAGCTAA